Part of the Paludisphaera borealis genome, GAAGACGTTCCAGCCGAACTCCACCTGACGGTCGAAGATCGTCACCAGGCTGAGGCTGCTCGCCCAGAGCACGATCGGAATGGTCGAGAGGACTTGCGGAACCTCGTACGAGACGAGCTGGGCCACCGACCGCATCGCCCCCAGCAACGAATACTTGTTGCGGCTCGACCAGCCGGCCAGGAAGATCCCCAGCGGGCTGAGACTCGAAACGGCGATCAGATAGACGAGGCCCGAGGGGATGTCGACGGGGACCAGGTCGACCGCGAACGGCACCACGGCCATCACCAGAAACGACGAGAGCAGCACGATCACCGGGGCGACGAGGTGGACGAGCTGGTCGGCTGACCGCGGCACGATGTTCTCTTTGATGAGCAGCTTGAGCCCGTCGGCGATCGGCTGCAAGAGCCCGAGCGGGCCGACCCGGTTGGGGCCGATCCGGTCCTGGAACCGAGCGGCCACCTTCCGCTCCAGCCACACCATGTAGGCCACGATGCCAGGGAAAACCCCGGCGAAGCCCACCAGCAGCCAGAGCGCCCATCGCAGTTTCGTGTAGAAGTCGAGCTCGACCAACTGCGACTGGGAAGCCACGACCGTCCCCCGCCAGACCGTATCGAGATCCACTCTCTCCCCCTTCCGAACCTTCGCCGCATCGCCGAGGATCGACCGCGAGCCGTCGTCTCACACCCAGCGCAGCACGCCCTTGGCCCAGGCGTAGCCCAGGCCGACGAACAAGATCGCCAGGAACACCACCATCTCCACCAGGGCGAACGCCCCGAGCCCGGCGTAGCTCACCGCCCACGGATAGAGAAACACCGTCTCAATATCGAATACCACGAACATGATGGCGTAAATGTAATACTGGATCCGGAACCGCACCCAGGTCTCGCCGTAGGTCTTCACGCCGCACTCGTAGGTGTCGCCCTTGGCCAGCGAATTCTTGCGGGGGGCGATCACCCTCACGATCAGCAGCGGCAAGAGGGCGAAGCCGATCGCCAGCAGGATCAGCAAACCGATGAAGACATAATTGTAAATAACCATTGTTCGCGAAACCTCGGGTTGGTTCGGCGGGCGGCTGCGGGGCGGCTTCGAATCACGACAGCACTTCGACCTCGGTCCGTTCGTCCAGGGCCACTTCGGTGATCTCGCCGTCGACCCGCCGGAGCCGAAGCGTCGGCTGCTGGCAGTACGAGGCCTTGCCCCCCATTTCGATGCCGCCGACCGGGCGGCGGCCTTCGGCCTCGACGACGCCGTCGAACTGGGTTCGCCAGCGGCGGTGTCCGACGCGGACGAACTGAACGATGCGGACCTTCTCGCCGGGGTTGTATTTCGGCTGCTGAGTGGGAATCATATTCGAGTTTGCCAGGGCGACGCGCCGGCGAGGCGAAAGGCGCGTGGATTTCGGGAATCAGGCCGGTCCTCGCGAAGCCGGCTGGAAAGGCTTCGGAAACGACTTCCGAGGCCACATCTTAAGCGTGCGTGATGGTCGCGGCAAGCCCCTCCTCGAGGGCCGTCGCGTCCCGGTCAGACCTTCGCCGGCTGGGCCGCGGGCTTCGCCGCCGCCGGGGCCGGCTTGGTCGCCCCGAGGGCCTTCTGGAGCCGCTGATCCTTCTTCTTGGCGACCTTCCCGCGCTCGACCGTCTCTTCGCTGCTCTGCCACGCGTCGGGATGCGTCTTGGAGTAATACTCGCTCGAAACCAGCAAGTCCTGGAGGCTGTAAATATGGGTCTGATGCCGCTCGTAGTTCGACAGCTCGAAATTCTGATCCATCTTGATGGCGTCGAACGGACAGTACTCCGAGCATAGACCGCAGTTCATGCAGACGTCCATGTCGATGTAGAAGTCTTCGGGCAGCGGGACGACCGTTCCCTTCGGGCTCTTGGCCTGTGTCATCCAGATGCACTGCGGCGGGCACACCTTGGCGCAGATGTTGCAGCTCGTGCACCGGACGTTGCCGTCCTCGGTGTCGTAGACCAGCACCGGCAAGACGCGGAACCGCTCGTAAACCGGCAGCCGTTCGTCGGGGTATTCGACGGTGAACAGGCCGTCCGTCTTCGAATCCTGGAGGACCGTCGGTTCGTTGCCGCGACCCGGCTTGCGGAAGAAATCGAGCACCTGGTGGCCGCCGCCCCGTCGCTTGAACGCGCCGCCGGTGCGGGCGTCGCGCCAGAACGTCAGCAAGAACCGCCTGAGTGTGATCAGGTGCCCTCGTATGACTCCTTGACCCATTCCCATGCGCCGTCCCTCTCGATTTCTTGTCCGAAATGCAAGGCGAGGGGCTGTCCGCCCCTCGTTCGTCTCTCGATCAGCGATCCACTTCGCCGAGCACGATGTCGAGGCTTCCCAGGATGCCGACGACGTCGGCGATCGTGTGGCCCATGCACATCTGCTCGAGCGCCGTCAGGTTGATGAAGCTCGGGCTGCGAACGTGGTAGCGGTAGGCCGTCGGCGACCCGTCGGCGACGACGTAGTAGCCGAGTTCCCCCTTGGGATTCTCGACCCGCGCATAGGCTTCGCCGGCGGGCACCTTGATCTGATAGCTCTTTTTGCCCGGGAGGATCGGCCCGTCGGGGATGTCGCGGACCGCCTGCTTGAGAATCCGGACGCTCTCGCGCATCTCCAGGAGGCGGACGTAATACCGGTCGTAAAGGTCGCCGTTCTTGCCGGTGATCACGGAGAAGTCGAAGCGGTCGTAGATGCTGTAGGGCGCGGCGCGGCGGATGTCGTAGGCGACGTTCGAGGCCCGGAGCACGGGACCCGCGGTCGAGAAGTTGATCGCCTGCTCCGGCGTCAACACGCCGACCCCCTTGGAGCGATCGAGGAGGATCTCGTTCTCCGAGAGGTAGCGGTCCAGCTCGTCGATCCGCTTGTCGAGCCGGTCGTTGACGATCCCCCGGCAGCGCTCGATCCAGCCCTTCGGCAGGTCGAAGGCGACGCCGCCGAACCGGAAGTAGTTGCACATCATCCGACTGCCCGCGGCCCACTCGAAGAGGTCGAGGATCAGCTCCCGCTCCTCGATGGCGTAGAGCGCGGGGGTGAAGAACGCGCCCAGGTCGTTGAGCAGGAAGCCGATCG contains:
- a CDS encoding NADH-quinone oxidoreductase subunit A — translated: MVIYNYVFIGLLILLAIGFALLPLLIVRVIAPRKNSLAKGDTYECGVKTYGETWVRFRIQYYIYAIMFVVFDIETVFLYPWAVSYAGLGAFALVEMVVFLAILFVGLGYAWAKGVLRWV
- a CDS encoding 4Fe-4S binding protein — its product is MGMGQGVIRGHLITLRRFLLTFWRDARTGGAFKRRGGGHQVLDFFRKPGRGNEPTVLQDSKTDGLFTVEYPDERLPVYERFRVLPVLVYDTEDGNVRCTSCNICAKVCPPQCIWMTQAKSPKGTVVPLPEDFYIDMDVCMNCGLCSEYCPFDAIKMDQNFELSNYERHQTHIYSLQDLLVSSEYYSKTHPDAWQSSEETVERGKVAKKKDQRLQKALGATKPAPAAAKPAAQPAKV
- a CDS encoding NADH-quinone oxidoreductase subunit D, yielding MGPQHPSTHGVFRMNIRVDGETIVGLKPVMGYMHRNHEKIGERNTFLMNFPFTDRLDYLTSMGNNFGYALAVEQLMGDDAKPPERAEYIRVIMAELTRIASHMWSIGFLLNDLGAFFTPALYAIEERELILDLFEWAAGSRMMCNYFRFGGVAFDLPKGWIERCRGIVNDRLDKRIDELDRYLSENEILLDRSKGVGVLTPEQAINFSTAGPVLRASNVAYDIRRAAPYSIYDRFDFSVITGKNGDLYDRYYVRLLEMRESVRILKQAVRDIPDGPILPGKKSYQIKVPAGEAYARVENPKGELGYYVVADGSPTAYRYHVRSPSFINLTALEQMCMGHTIADVVGILGSLDIVLGEVDR